Proteins from one Hyperolius riggenbachi isolate aHypRig1 chromosome 4, aHypRig1.pri, whole genome shotgun sequence genomic window:
- the OTOS gene encoding otospiralin, with product MKLLFIGVYFSCVLLGTFLDARPVHEEDDPYLEEHAHPYWPYSTSDFWQYVNYFRSLGAYENINDLAHTFFAHYPIEKTLGYTSHDQDQHYN from the exons ATGAAGCTGCTTTTTATTGGCGTATATTTCTCCTGTGTTCTTCTGGGCACTTTCCTTG ATGCCAGACCTGTACATGAGGAGGACG ATCCATATTTGGAAGAACATGCTCACCCTTACTGGCCCTACTCTACCTCAGATTTCTGGCAGTATGTAAACTATTTCCGCTCACTGGGCGCGTATGAGAATATCAATGACCTGGCTCACACTTTCTTTGCCCACTACCCTATTGAAAAGACTCTGGGATACACAAGCCACGACCAAGATCAACACTATAACTAA